One genomic segment of Vibrio sp. SCSIO 43136 includes these proteins:
- a CDS encoding TIGR02444 family protein, whose translation MSQEHAPSLTLERLWQFSLQYYGVREIAEACLHLQNHYHGNVNLVLLLKWLDEQALGLDDKHWPTLHTCLARTETLLLSYRELRKKFKTQLPDTTYREALQFELQLEKQQQSDLVDCINHLPLKPNATPSLTRLYCKQLGADHLIDVFSRPAQI comes from the coding sequence ATGAGTCAAGAGCACGCCCCTTCCCTCACCCTAGAAAGGCTATGGCAATTTAGCCTGCAATACTACGGTGTGCGGGAGATCGCCGAGGCGTGCCTACATTTGCAAAACCACTATCACGGTAACGTCAATTTGGTCTTGCTGCTGAAATGGCTAGATGAACAAGCATTGGGGCTAGATGATAAACACTGGCCCACACTGCATACCTGCCTCGCTCGCACAGAGACACTGCTACTAAGCTATCGTGAGCTGCGTAAAAAGTTCAAAACCCAACTCCCTGATACCACTTACCGAGAAGCATTGCAGTTTGAACTGCAATTGGAAAAACAGCAGCAATCCGACCTTGTCGACTGCATCAACCATTTACCGTTAAAACCCAACGCTACTCCGTCACTGACTCGGCTCTACTGCAAACAGTTAGGAGCAGACCACCTCATTGACGTATTCTCCCGACCAGCACAAATATAG